One window of Streptomyces sp. FIT100 genomic DNA carries:
- a CDS encoding DUF6603 domain-containing protein, with protein sequence MSDPQVTNAGRTWVLLGSLDLKDIQLHLPLVDSIIPSGQGIGLNSLELGYSSSPVTDPKQIQKIQDLAGEIKVPEQLGQGGFLLVDLAAGDTSRLLYVPFHSNAAAALPETLGSYYAAGDTSEASDEAATKWWDVDRSLSSVHLSRLGAGYKSGSLLLLADASVGAGGIRLGTKGLGAEVPLKDPAHPKFHLDGLSLEFNHPPLTIAGEFLNLHKPGYDLAVGGAAVIATPAIGVTALGYYGKKTAGDPSLFIFGILDLSKKSVGPPMFRLEKLAAGFGYHTRVRTPKIDEVSQFPFVKMLHEGASDTEPLGQLDKLLQSPDPWVSPQPGTIWLAAGLEALVYELVDVNAVAILQLGRELVVGLYGQASAQFPKAPASPWAKLTVDVRGEYRSSKDVLEIDAQIADGSFVVDRNCTLSGGAAVRVWFGGSGHSGDFVVSVGGYHPRFSVPSHYPVPKRLGFDWHVANNIHIWGKCYAALTPHAFMAGFDASLHAKLGPLNIDCNAYADALIEWDPLHFDVDWGASVHASVWIFSGHVGVSGRIWGPPVGGHAHVDILGYSVDVDFGAGLKAPAPLTPAEFRERLLPGGKPPGAQTYTQADEKNEKVLSVVPVQGLLPSAQPDSQPSLAPAWAFTLESMALSVSTAVPLTSISVNGVDPETAQAPQKENLCIRPLQTAEATSAMTITVQQEGSQSAAVEVQWAAANEETAPSDVWVAKPDNKGVPSALWQWPKADKAELVEGYVSGIVLKPPSPRRTPPILISAEAWSRVSTSIKFANETASKNFSCLQDGTRLPSGTMQALKTGLDATDSVRASALDLLLSKADIPGFDPDPSDPDPIGDLSTFRHDPSAFMDAVPLLLEGRS encoded by the coding sequence GTGAGTGATCCTCAGGTGACTAACGCCGGCCGGACGTGGGTTTTACTGGGTAGTTTGGACCTAAAAGACATACAGCTGCATCTACCTCTGGTGGACTCGATCATTCCGTCAGGGCAAGGTATTGGGCTCAATAGTCTCGAGCTCGGTTACAGCTCTTCCCCTGTCACTGATCCGAAGCAGATCCAGAAGATCCAGGATCTGGCGGGTGAGATAAAGGTGCCGGAACAGTTGGGTCAGGGGGGATTTCTGCTGGTGGACTTGGCGGCCGGCGACACCAGCAGACTGCTGTATGTGCCATTTCACAGCAACGCGGCGGCTGCTCTGCCAGAGACCTTGGGTTCGTATTATGCCGCGGGTGACACATCGGAAGCCTCGGATGAGGCAGCCACGAAGTGGTGGGACGTCGATCGGTCGCTGAGCTCGGTGCACCTGAGCCGATTGGGGGCGGGGTACAAGTCGGGGAGTTTGCTGCTGCTAGCGGATGCGAGTGTGGGGGCGGGAGGGATTCGGCTGGGCACCAAAGGCCTGGGAGCGGAGGTTCCGCTGAAGGATCCAGCGCATCCGAAGTTCCATCTGGACGGGCTGAGCCTGGAGTTCAACCACCCTCCGCTGACGATTGCCGGAGAGTTTCTCAATCTGCACAAGCCTGGCTACGATCTTGCAGTGGGCGGTGCGGCCGTCATTGCCACGCCCGCGATCGGTGTAACGGCCCTCGGGTATTACGGGAAAAAGACGGCAGGCGATCCGTCGCTTTTCATCTTCGGGATTCTGGATTTGTCGAAGAAGTCGGTTGGGCCGCCCATGTTCCGGCTGGAGAAGCTGGCGGCTGGGTTCGGTTACCACACACGGGTACGGACCCCCAAGATCGATGAGGTCTCGCAATTCCCGTTCGTCAAGATGCTCCACGAGGGCGCTTCGGACACGGAGCCACTGGGGCAGCTGGACAAACTACTGCAGTCCCCGGACCCCTGGGTTTCGCCCCAGCCGGGTACGATCTGGCTGGCGGCGGGGCTCGAGGCACTGGTCTATGAACTGGTGGACGTCAACGCAGTGGCGATTCTGCAGTTGGGACGCGAGCTGGTCGTGGGCCTTTACGGGCAGGCTTCTGCGCAGTTCCCCAAGGCCCCCGCCTCGCCCTGGGCCAAACTGACAGTGGACGTACGCGGGGAATACCGCAGCAGCAAGGATGTCCTGGAGATCGACGCACAGATCGCGGACGGGTCATTCGTCGTGGACCGGAACTGCACGCTGTCCGGCGGGGCGGCGGTGCGCGTGTGGTTCGGTGGGAGTGGTCACTCCGGGGATTTCGTGGTCAGTGTGGGCGGCTACCACCCGCGTTTCTCTGTCCCCTCCCACTACCCCGTTCCCAAGCGCCTGGGATTCGACTGGCACGTCGCCAATAACATTCACATCTGGGGCAAATGCTATGCCGCGCTGACCCCGCACGCCTTCATGGCAGGGTTCGACGCGAGCCTCCACGCCAAACTTGGGCCTCTCAACATCGACTGCAACGCCTATGCAGATGCACTCATCGAGTGGGATCCGCTGCATTTCGACGTCGACTGGGGTGCGAGTGTGCACGCATCCGTTTGGATTTTCAGCGGGCACGTTGGCGTGAGTGGACGGATATGGGGCCCGCCCGTGGGTGGGCATGCACACGTGGACATCCTGGGGTACTCGGTCGACGTGGACTTCGGGGCCGGCCTGAAGGCCCCTGCCCCGCTGACCCCAGCCGAGTTCCGGGAACGGCTGCTTCCCGGCGGCAAGCCGCCGGGTGCCCAGACCTATACCCAGGCCGACGAGAAGAACGAGAAGGTCCTCAGCGTCGTGCCGGTGCAGGGACTGCTGCCTTCAGCCCAGCCCGACTCCCAGCCCTCCCTCGCGCCCGCGTGGGCGTTCACCCTGGAGTCGATGGCGTTGTCGGTCTCCACTGCTGTTCCGCTGACCAGCATCAGCGTCAATGGCGTCGATCCGGAGACGGCTCAGGCACCGCAGAAGGAGAACCTGTGCATCCGCCCCCTGCAGACCGCCGAGGCAACATCCGCCATGACGATCACGGTCCAGCAGGAAGGGTCCCAATCCGCCGCCGTGGAGGTGCAATGGGCTGCCGCGAATGAAGAGACCGCTCCGTCCGACGTATGGGTCGCAAAGCCGGACAACAAGGGGGTTCCCAGCGCCCTGTGGCAGTGGCCCAAAGCAGACAAGGCTGAGCTGGTCGAGGGCTATGTCAGTGGCATCGTCCTCAAACCTCCTTCCCCCCGCCGCACGCCTCCGATCCTCATCTCGGCGGAGGCATGGTCAAGAGTGAGTACTTCTATCAAGTTCGCGAACGAGACGGCGTCGAAGAACTTCTCGTGCCTGCAGGACGGCACACGGCTGCCTTCGGGCACGA
- a CDS encoding M4 family metallopeptidase — MNAVMHPVAPVCAVIPPHILERLLESEDPVVTARARRTLEHDAVHRTRRQIATVCGPTAMPASEVSGTPRCTVYDAAHQRRAPGVEIHIGTAGVLADDTAVRAHAGLTATFDLYSKVYGRRSIDGAGLPLNATVRYGEKYNNAFWDGEQMVFGDGDGGHFRDFTIPLDIVGHELAHGVTQYTANLKYFGQPGALNESVSDVFGSLVKQYALGQTADQADWLIGSGLFTPAVAGKGLRSLAAPGTAYDDPQLGKDPQPAVMDDYVQTSRDNGGVHINSGIPNHAFYHLATTLGGHAWERAGMIWYTTLTSSALAPGAGFTDFAQLTAATARTLYGDGEEVQAVLDAWQNVRITIA; from the coding sequence ATGAACGCTGTCATGCACCCCGTTGCTCCTGTCTGTGCAGTTATTCCTCCCCACATACTCGAGCGACTCCTCGAGAGCGAGGATCCCGTGGTCACCGCGCGAGCGCGGCGCACTCTCGAGCACGATGCCGTACACCGCACCCGGCGTCAGATCGCCACCGTGTGCGGGCCGACGGCCATGCCGGCCAGCGAGGTCTCCGGCACTCCACGCTGCACGGTCTACGATGCGGCGCACCAGAGGAGAGCCCCAGGGGTGGAGATACACATCGGGACGGCTGGAGTCCTGGCGGACGACACTGCCGTACGTGCTCACGCCGGGCTCACCGCCACCTTCGACCTGTACTCCAAGGTCTACGGCCGCCGCTCCATCGATGGCGCCGGGCTGCCGCTGAACGCGACTGTCCGCTACGGCGAGAAGTACAACAACGCCTTCTGGGACGGCGAGCAGATGGTCTTCGGAGACGGCGACGGCGGTCACTTCCGCGACTTCACCATCCCACTGGACATCGTCGGCCACGAACTGGCCCACGGGGTGACCCAGTACACGGCGAATCTGAAGTACTTCGGCCAGCCGGGGGCTCTCAACGAGTCCGTCTCGGACGTCTTCGGCTCCCTGGTCAAGCAGTACGCTCTCGGGCAGACCGCAGACCAGGCCGACTGGCTGATCGGCTCGGGCCTGTTCACCCCAGCGGTGGCCGGCAAAGGCCTGCGCTCCCTGGCCGCCCCGGGCACCGCCTACGACGACCCGCAGCTCGGCAAGGACCCCCAACCCGCCGTCATGGACGACTATGTGCAGACCTCCCGTGACAACGGCGGCGTGCACATCAACTCCGGTATCCCCAACCATGCCTTCTACCATCTGGCCACGACCCTCGGCGGCCACGCCTGGGAACGCGCCGGAATGATCTGGTACACCACCCTCACCAGCAGTGCGCTGGCCCCCGGTGCCGGCTTCACCGACTTCGCACAGCTGACGGCAGCCACAGCGCGAACTCTCTACGGCGACGGAGAAGAAGTCCAAGCCGTACTCGATGCATGGCAGAACGTACGCATCACCATCGCGTAA
- a CDS encoding helix-turn-helix domain-containing protein, with the protein MGLRLEESLRLTVATLMQVTGESQRSVAGVLGLTQTQVSRRQSGAISWSLRDVDVLAEHYGIGALDLLAGPTRACEALPADRRRSVRTEARGTGR; encoded by the coding sequence ATGGGATTGCGCTTGGAGGAGTCGCTGCGGCTGACGGTGGCCACGTTGATGCAGGTAACGGGTGAATCGCAGCGGTCGGTCGCGGGGGTGCTGGGACTGACGCAGACGCAGGTGTCGCGCAGGCAGTCGGGCGCCATCTCCTGGAGCCTGCGCGACGTCGACGTCCTGGCCGAGCATTACGGCATCGGCGCGCTGGACCTACTGGCGGGTCCGACCAGAGCATGCGAGGCTCTGCCCGCTGACAGGCGCCGTTCCGTCCGGACCGAAGCGAGGGGGACGGGCCGGTGA
- a CDS encoding helix-turn-helix transcriptional regulator codes for MSDFDAIDSLLDAVGPEAELPPCHVRRELRERARLSKAQVARALGVSPSTLSGWESGRDPAGEIRSKYAYLLDGLNAKLATGSEIEAAPAAEQPVTSGTAATVTPLSSPDLGQDEDGYDVDLLVVPEPCVLCGLPAGQRVAGFAQHLAPADCRPTAAKAPAAPPAEQPTAHTPKAPLRTTRPARATERSKGPARHALQEPSGPVDLIREAVQGALAEHRGDVDAATAALLKRAIPDAMRLLDETRKGARYDLIAHPWIPDILKKQTARGADQIWEARPKWTRHELPPGRHEVTALDINGAYLSALKTHLPLGQLEHSTGLAHDRRRSGVHLITPPEWEHEAVLPNPIGQRDEPGPLWVTEPTLRLLLRLSGPKHQLCAPPQIHESYTSGATENLLEKFRIALKDARDTAVEQGDTVTLQYVKAMYSKFVSTMGESNYNRELYRPDWMHLIRSQAFANLWLKALKAHDEGLAVVRAMGTDELHVIGDWRRVFAEGRGVTEVKVKDTYTAGSDAAEHAGEGEQCRRRTSTSEGSAPGASRAATPLRASSTNSRAASPRP; via the coding sequence GTGAGCGACTTCGACGCGATCGACTCGCTGCTTGACGCCGTAGGCCCGGAGGCCGAACTACCGCCCTGCCACGTGCGCCGCGAGCTGCGAGAGCGGGCTCGGTTGTCCAAGGCGCAGGTGGCACGCGCGCTCGGCGTGAGCCCGTCTACCCTCAGCGGATGGGAAAGCGGCCGGGACCCGGCCGGCGAGATCCGTAGCAAATACGCCTACCTGCTGGACGGACTGAACGCCAAGCTCGCCACCGGGTCCGAGATCGAGGCGGCGCCGGCTGCGGAGCAGCCTGTCACGTCAGGCACGGCCGCGACTGTCACCCCCTTGTCTTCGCCCGACCTCGGCCAGGACGAAGACGGGTACGACGTAGACCTGCTCGTCGTACCCGAGCCGTGTGTGCTGTGCGGCCTTCCGGCCGGACAACGCGTGGCGGGGTTCGCTCAGCACCTGGCCCCGGCCGACTGCCGGCCCACCGCCGCCAAAGCCCCCGCTGCCCCGCCAGCCGAACAGCCCACCGCGCACACCCCGAAAGCGCCGCTGCGCACGACACGTCCGGCGCGTGCGACGGAGCGTTCCAAGGGCCCGGCCCGCCACGCGCTCCAGGAGCCGTCCGGCCCGGTCGACCTGATCCGCGAGGCCGTGCAGGGCGCGCTCGCCGAGCACCGGGGCGACGTCGATGCAGCCACGGCGGCGCTGTTGAAGCGGGCCATCCCGGACGCGATGCGACTGCTGGACGAGACCCGCAAGGGTGCCCGCTACGACCTGATCGCGCATCCCTGGATCCCCGACATCCTCAAGAAGCAGACCGCGCGCGGCGCCGACCAGATCTGGGAAGCCCGTCCCAAGTGGACCCGTCACGAACTCCCGCCCGGCCGACACGAGGTGACCGCGCTCGACATCAACGGCGCCTACCTCTCAGCCCTCAAGACGCACCTCCCCCTGGGCCAGCTCGAGCACTCCACCGGCCTGGCCCACGACCGCCGCCGCTCCGGAGTCCACCTGATCACCCCGCCCGAGTGGGAGCACGAGGCGGTGCTGCCCAACCCGATCGGCCAGAGGGACGAGCCCGGTCCCCTGTGGGTCACCGAGCCGACGCTCCGCCTCCTGCTGCGCCTGTCCGGCCCCAAGCACCAGCTGTGCGCGCCTCCTCAGATCCACGAGTCGTACACCTCCGGGGCCACGGAGAACCTGCTGGAGAAGTTCCGCATCGCGTTGAAGGACGCCCGCGACACGGCGGTCGAGCAGGGCGATACGGTGACGCTTCAGTACGTGAAGGCGATGTACTCGAAGTTCGTCTCCACGATGGGGGAGTCGAACTACAACCGGGAGCTCTACCGTCCGGATTGGATGCACCTCATCCGCAGCCAGGCCTTCGCCAACCTCTGGCTCAAGGCACTCAAGGCCCATGACGAGGGCCTGGCCGTCGTCCGGGCGATGGGCACCGACGAACTCCACGTCATCGGTGACTGGCGCCGTGTCTTCGCCGAAGGCCGCGGTGTTACCGAGGTCAAGGTCAAGGACACGTACACCGCCGGAAGCGACGCCGCTGAGCACGCGGGCGAGGGGGAGCAGTGCCGGAGAAGAACATCGACTTCGGAAGGTTCGGCGCCCGGGGCATCAAGGGCAGCGACGCCGTTGCGCGCAAGCTCGACGAACTCGCGGGCGGCATCGCCACGCCCGTGA
- a CDS encoding transcriptional regulator yields the protein MPEKNIDFGRFGARGIKGSDAVARKLDELAGGIATPVTAKRGWMARLHYLTKSTQTLKAAQDAGLTVTHRTLKAWLEGKRRPSKTNLERIDQAYRTVRRHNVARHLLRRLNRDGRGTRVEIHPLNQSQVPQPLQRVVEYRTMNVRRWDRIVGSWAAGDRQSLDAAWQDTIVDLGSQWGQYEYVTNVGFAA from the coding sequence GTGCCGGAGAAGAACATCGACTTCGGAAGGTTCGGCGCCCGGGGCATCAAGGGCAGCGACGCCGTTGCGCGCAAGCTCGACGAACTCGCGGGCGGCATCGCCACGCCCGTGACCGCCAAGCGCGGCTGGATGGCGCGCCTGCACTACCTGACGAAGTCGACCCAGACCCTGAAGGCCGCGCAGGATGCCGGACTCACCGTGACCCATCGGACGCTGAAGGCCTGGTTGGAGGGCAAACGTCGCCCCTCCAAGACCAACCTGGAACGCATCGACCAGGCATACCGGACGGTGCGCCGTCACAACGTCGCCCGCCACCTCCTCAGGCGCCTCAACCGCGACGGACGTGGCACCCGGGTGGAGATCCACCCGCTCAACCAGTCCCAGGTGCCGCAGCCGCTGCAGCGTGTGGTGGAGTACCGGACGATGAACGTGCGCCGCTGGGACCGCATCGTCGGCTCCTGGGCGGCCGGCGACCGTCAGAGCCTCGACGCCGCGTGGCAGGACACGATCGTCGACCTCGGCTCGCAGTGGGGCCAGTACGAGTACGTCACCAACGTCGGCTTCGCCGCATAG